In Methanobacterium paludis, the following proteins share a genomic window:
- a CDS encoding carboxymuconolactone decarboxylase family protein gives MEEDRYTKGLRKLKEVDDEAGFAIIENLKDIAPDLGKYIIEFAFGDIYPRKGTDLRQKEVAVVAALTAMGNATPQLKLHIKSALNVGCSPEELVEVIMQMAVYSGFPSALNGMNILKEVLNEKTLNVKQIEEITKRDRFVKGAEWLSKLDKNQITVLKENFKDISLDMVEFTVAFGYGDIFSRENLDPQMRQIATIAALTAIGTAQPQLLFHIKAGLNIGLSKEEIKETIILMTVYAGFPAALNGITAAKEVFDEL, from the coding sequence GTGGAGGAAGATAGGTACACTAAAGGGTTGAGAAAATTAAAAGAAGTTGACGATGAAGCAGGTTTTGCTATTATTGAAAATTTGAAGGATATTGCCCCAGATTTAGGTAAATATATTATTGAATTCGCTTTTGGTGATATTTACCCTCGAAAAGGCACCGATCTTAGACAGAAGGAAGTAGCAGTTGTTGCAGCTTTAACAGCCATGGGAAATGCCACTCCTCAGTTGAAGCTTCATATTAAATCAGCACTGAATGTTGGTTGTTCTCCAGAGGAACTTGTGGAAGTCATAATGCAAATGGCTGTATACAGCGGGTTTCCAAGTGCCCTCAACGGAATGAACATTCTAAAAGAGGTTTTAAATGAGAAAACTCTAAATGTTAAACAGATAGAAGAAATCACCAAAAGAGATAGGTTCGTTAAAGGTGCAGAATGGCTCTCAAAACTTGATAAAAACCAAATCACTGTTTTAAAAGAGAATTTTAAAGATATATCCCTGGATATGGTTGAATTTACCGTTGCTTTTGGCTACGGGGATATATTCTCCCGGGAAAATCTTGACCCTCAGATGAGACAAATCGCAACCATAGCTGCACTTACAGCAATTGGAACAGCTCAACCTCAGCTTTTATTCCATATTAAAGCCGGGCTTAATATAGGTTTGAGTAAAGAAGAAATAAAAGAAACCATCATTCTCATGACTGTGTATGCAGGTTTTCCAGCGGCTTTAAATGGTATAACTGCAGCTAAAGAAGTTTTTGATGAACTTTAA
- a CDS encoding VOC family protein, whose product MKVKYATIAVKDMDESIEFYSEVLGFKVDGKINPHQGLNITFLRNEGDAMIELIENVEEPEKQGIFMVGMEVSDMETTAKELLSKGAKFTRGPIEVGDGAKIAFLKDPNGVEIELIQH is encoded by the coding sequence ATGAAAGTTAAATACGCAACCATTGCAGTTAAAGATATGGATGAATCAATAGAATTTTACTCGGAAGTTTTGGGCTTTAAAGTGGATGGTAAAATAAATCCCCATCAGGGATTGAATATCACATTTTTAAGGAATGAGGGAGATGCCATGATAGAACTCATAGAAAATGTGGAAGAACCCGAAAAACAGGGCATATTCATGGTTGGAATGGAAGTTTCTGACATGGAAACCACTGCAAAAGAGTTATTATCCAAGGGGGCTAAATTCACCCGAGGACCCATCGAAGTTGGTGATGGGGCTAAAATCGCCTTTTTAAAAGATCCTAACGGTGTTGAGATCGAACTCATCCAACACTAA
- a CDS encoding cupredoxin domain-containing protein: MGLQLHPIISIPFGVITTIVFLQVFGIPTLPLGGNAGILILIPVAIIFGGFTATYFTDTNDKKIIYSICVGIIISFITLILGLKEYIGYNDVVVMFISFCVMAGIGGFLGKIADEVNRKILEIKYKILSNISESKKNILKNVLISILFVGMMSFIFVGLIFMPFGNPDIIIIQSSGFSPNSTLISPSTVTWINNDTKIHRVVSDYGLFDSGNITPGQSYSHYFRDVKAYPYHDSIDPSMKGTVLLPMSPGE; encoded by the coding sequence ATGGGGCTACAATTACATCCAATTATTTCTATACCTTTCGGAGTGATTACAACTATAGTATTCCTTCAAGTCTTTGGAATTCCCACATTACCGCTTGGTGGAAATGCAGGGATTTTAATTTTAATTCCTGTTGCAATTATATTTGGAGGATTCACAGCTACGTATTTTACCGACACTAACGACAAAAAAATAATATACAGTATTTGCGTAGGGATTATAATCTCATTTATAACACTGATCTTAGGATTAAAAGAGTACATAGGATATAACGACGTTGTAGTTATGTTTATATCTTTTTGCGTGATGGCAGGTATTGGTGGTTTTCTTGGAAAAATAGCAGATGAAGTTAACAGAAAAATATTAGAAATAAAATATAAAATATTATCAAATATTTCAGAAAGTAAAAAGAACATATTAAAGAACGTATTAATATCAATTTTATTTGTTGGTATGATGTCATTTATTTTTGTAGGATTAATTTTTATGCCCTTTGGAAATCCGGATATTATCATTATTCAAAGCTCAGGATTTAGCCCAAATTCTACTTTAATATCTCCTAGTACAGTTACTTGGATAAACAACGATACCAAAATACATCGTGTTGTAAGTGATTACGGATTATTTGATAGTGGTAACATAACCCCCGGACAGAGTTACAGTCATTATTTTAGGGACGTTAAAGCGTATCCATATCATGATTCAATAGATCCATCTATGAAAGGGACTGTACTACTCCCCATGTCACCTGGTGAATAA
- a CDS encoding Ig-like domain-containing protein translates to MTFSTAPTVKSVDPANNAVNVALDKVIKVTFSESIKAGTGWIELVTSNGTVVPSSWSISGNILTVTLNSTLTKGVNYLLLIHTGSVTDLEGNKVAGYVSRFTGDVVAPAVKSVDPANNAVNVAHDKVIKVTFSESIKAGNGWIELVTSNGTAVPSNWSISGNVLTITLNSTLSKGVNYLLLVHTGSVTDLAGNSAKGYVSRFTADTIAPTVKSVDPGNNNINVASKVTFSESIKAGTGWIELVNSNGTLVPSTWSINGNVLTVTPTGVLSKGVEYTLLIHTGSVADLAGNNVSGYVSRFITSTA, encoded by the coding sequence GTGACATTTAGCACTGCACCTACTGTGAAATCTGTGGATCCTGCAAATAATGCTGTGAACGTTGCACTGGATAAGGTGATTAAAGTCACATTCAGTGAATCAATCAAAGCAGGTACTGGTTGGATCGAGCTTGTAACTAGTAATGGTACGGTTGTGCCTAGTAGCTGGTCCATCAGCGGTAATATTTTGACTGTAACTCTTAACAGTACTTTAACTAAAGGAGTTAACTATCTTCTGCTTATCCACACAGGCAGTGTTACTGATCTGGAGGGTAATAAGGTTGCAGGTTACGTTTCTCGTTTCACTGGTGATGTTGTTGCACCTGCTGTGAAATCTGTGGATCCTGCAAACAACGCAGTGAATGTTGCACATGATAAGGTGATTAAAGTCACATTCAGTGAATCTATCAAAGCTGGTAATGGTTGGATAGAACTTGTAACTAGTAATGGTACGGCTGTGCCAAGTAATTGGTCTATAAGCGGTAATGTGTTAACCATAACACTCAACAGTACCCTAAGCAAGGGAGTTAACTATCTTTTGCTTGTCCACACAGGCAGTGTCACTGATCTAGCAGGTAACAGTGCAAAAGGTTATGTGTCTCGCTTCACTGCGGACACTATTGCACCTACTGTGAAATCTGTGGATCCTGGAAACAACAATATAAACGTTGCAAGTAAAGTCACATTCAGTGAATCTATCAAAGCAGGTACTGGTTGGATAGAACTTGTGAACAGTAATGGTACGCTTGTACCGAGTACATGGTCTATCAATGGTAATGTGTTGACTGTAACCCCGACCGGTGTTTTGAGTAAGGGAGTTGAGTACACTTTGCTTATTCATACAGGTAGCGTGGCTGATCTAGCGGGTAACAACGTATCCGGTTATGTTTCCCGTTTTATTACAAGCACAGCGTAA
- a CDS encoding ATP-binding protein, with amino-acid sequence MDYYHDEKMQKLFKLLEQPKSLKDMDVSDSFIKNLVLKIVSTYGSIKVSQINEITGLNVDILEEVLRALEKQDLCAQTGGGFLFPSVEYTIKKQGREKALQVIQENPYIGMAPVSYEEYFEIMEVQLKGRFPLEIPPEVVEKALKGVVGVEDAKKTLVASAIGGKGFFIYGPPGTGKTFLTSKMSDLLPPLLIPKYIEFSESVIQLFDPDFHKMRPEQPEDPRWVKVYAPFVFTGSELSTEKLETNYNPNKGVYETSPIIKANGGVLLLDDLGRQKEDHNAILNRLIVPLENKKDVIYVKGAPAMVHTHFIPAFSTNLEITIIDEAHLRRAPMHILLGPPHPDEIVEVFRENLDTLREKYDDKILERFKKVYIPLVQGGEQLKPTFAHARDVAQIAQAVRIRRGEEQITEDILEEALDEHVLIALQRKYTPELFERIINKKH; translated from the coding sequence ATGGACTATTACCACGACGAAAAAATGCAGAAATTATTCAAACTTCTTGAACAACCTAAATCCCTTAAAGATATGGATGTATCCGACTCATTTATAAAAAATCTGGTTTTAAAGATAGTATCAACCTATGGGTCCATCAAGGTAAGCCAGATAAATGAAATAACCGGTTTAAACGTTGACATCCTTGAGGAAGTCCTCAGGGCTCTGGAAAAACAGGATTTATGTGCCCAGACAGGAGGGGGCTTCCTTTTCCCCAGCGTTGAATACACCATAAAAAAACAGGGCCGTGAAAAGGCGCTTCAGGTCATACAGGAAAACCCCTATATTGGAATGGCTCCTGTAAGCTATGAAGAGTATTTTGAGATAATGGAAGTACAGCTCAAGGGCAGATTTCCCCTGGAAATCCCTCCTGAAGTGGTTGAGAAGGCATTAAAAGGTGTTGTGGGTGTTGAGGATGCTAAAAAGACTCTGGTAGCATCTGCAATAGGTGGAAAAGGATTTTTCATATACGGACCTCCTGGAACCGGTAAAACATTTCTCACAAGCAAGATGTCAGATTTGCTACCTCCTCTATTGATTCCAAAGTACATAGAGTTCAGCGAAAGTGTTATACAACTTTTTGATCCTGACTTTCATAAAATGCGCCCTGAACAGCCTGAAGATCCCAGATGGGTTAAGGTTTATGCCCCATTTGTTTTCACAGGTTCGGAACTTTCAACAGAAAAACTCGAAACCAACTACAACCCGAACAAGGGTGTTTATGAGACTTCCCCAATTATAAAGGCAAACGGAGGAGTACTGCTTCTGGACGACCTTGGAAGGCAGAAAGAAGACCATAATGCAATTTTAAACAGGTTAATTGTTCCCCTTGAGAACAAAAAAGATGTGATATACGTTAAGGGTGCACCTGCAATGGTCCACACCCACTTCATACCTGCATTTTCAACCAACCTGGAAATAACCATAATTGATGAGGCACACCTTCGAAGGGCGCCCATGCACATTCTGCTCGGACCTCCACATCCCGATGAGATAGTTGAGGTTTTCCGGGAAAATCTAGACACCCTGCGCGAAAAGTACGATGATAAAATTTTGGAAAGGTTTAAAAAGGTTTATATTCCTCTGGTTCAAGGTGGGGAACAGCTCAAACCAACCTTTGCCCATGCAAGGGATGTTGCTCAGATAGCACAGGCAGTGAGGATAAGGCGGGGCGAAGAACAGATTACAGAGGATATTCTGGAAGAAGCATTGGATGAACACGTTTTAATAGCTCTGCAGAGGAAGTACACTCCAGAGCTCTTTGAGAGGATCATCAACAAAAAACATTAA
- a CDS encoding adenylosuccinate synthetase, translated as MTCNVLVGGEWGDEGKGKCITYLCSNDKPDIIARAGVGPNAGHSVEFNGEKYGLRLIPSGFVHTGARLLVGAGVLVNPEVFLYELSYLKKYKVAERTFADYRCAIIEQKHMDQDRSSDYLSKNIGTTGSGCGPANAERVMRTAKLAGQVEEMNGHTTDVPTEINQALDEGEDVFIEGSQGFGLSLYYGTYPYVTSKDTTASTAAADVGVGPTRVDEVINVFKAYITRVGAGPFKTEISQEEAEEMNIEEYGTVTGRRRRVGIFDMEMAKESCMINGATQIALTCVDRLYPQSERVDDYSKLSSEVKKFIDEIETEVKVPVTIISTGPDLKDTIDLREELL; from the coding sequence ATGACATGTAACGTATTAGTTGGCGGAGAATGGGGAGATGAAGGTAAAGGTAAATGTATCACCTACCTCTGTTCCAACGATAAACCTGATATCATAGCAAGAGCGGGCGTAGGCCCAAATGCAGGGCATTCAGTAGAGTTCAACGGCGAAAAATATGGATTAAGATTAATTCCATCAGGATTTGTGCACACAGGAGCAAGGCTACTTGTGGGAGCCGGTGTTCTGGTAAACCCTGAGGTCTTCCTCTACGAACTCAGCTACCTCAAAAAATACAAAGTTGCAGAAAGGACATTTGCAGATTACAGATGTGCAATCATAGAACAGAAGCACATGGATCAGGACAGGTCTTCTGATTATCTTTCAAAGAACATAGGAACCACAGGAAGCGGATGCGGACCAGCAAATGCGGAAAGAGTTATGAGGACTGCAAAACTTGCAGGCCAGGTTGAGGAGATGAACGGCCACACAACAGACGTCCCAACCGAGATCAACCAGGCACTTGACGAGGGTGAAGATGTTTTCATAGAAGGATCCCAGGGATTCGGATTATCCCTCTACTACGGAACCTACCCCTACGTTACAAGCAAGGACACCACAGCAAGCACCGCAGCAGCAGATGTTGGTGTGGGACCAACAAGGGTTGATGAAGTTATAAACGTATTTAAAGCATACATAACCCGTGTAGGTGCAGGACCTTTCAAAACAGAGATAAGTCAGGAAGAAGCAGAGGAAATGAACATAGAAGAGTACGGAACTGTCACAGGAAGAAGGCGAAGGGTGGGTATCTTCGACATGGAAATGGCCAAAGAATCCTGCATGATAAACGGTGCAACCCAGATAGCCCTGACATGCGTTGACAGGTTATATCCGCAGTCTGAACGTGTAGATGATTACTCCAAGCTTTCATCTGAAGTTAAAAAGTTCATAGATGAAATTGAAACAGAGGTAAAAGTTCCTGTAACCATAATATCCACAGGACCGGACCTCAAGGATACAATTGACCTAAGAGAAGAACTGCTCTAG
- a CDS encoding Ig-like domain-containing protein — protein sequence MSIFFAICIIGIILIVAVGITIADATKLEISNPSNNTTDNDLPFDKLTLFGVTDPNATVAVYVNGSQINSGNITANQNGKFNYTVTKLPFGETLITVVAKAPNKSPSQTAILYYTRTESNSGEQAAMNLTYNATF from the coding sequence TTGTCAATATTTTTTGCTATATGTATAATTGGAATAATATTAATCGTGGCAGTGGGAATCACAATTGCAGACGCTACCAAATTGGAAATTTCTAATCCATCTAATAATACTACTGATAATGATCTACCATTCGATAAATTGACTCTTTTTGGAGTAACTGACCCTAACGCCACAGTCGCAGTATATGTAAATGGTTCACAAATTAATTCTGGGAATATAACAGCCAATCAAAATGGTAAATTTAATTACACTGTAACTAAGCTTCCCTTTGGTGAAACTTTAATCACCGTTGTAGCTAAAGCTCCAAATAAATCACCCTCTCAAACTGCAATATTATATTACACTAGAACTGAATCAAACAGTGGGGAACAAGCTGCGATGAATTTAACCTATAATGCTACCTTTTAA
- a CDS encoding GIN domain-containing protein has protein sequence MKKIDYIMLGMLLCFVVAASGCVNPWSGSGNQTGNQTGNGTANQTDVQGVSNVVLNGPGTLIIQQGDQDSLTVEADSSMMSKITTQVSGNALSISNLNSVSNGAVKYRLTLKNLDTITLHGNGEAQVTSLNTNKLITTVDAGKISLAGTAKDHVATVNGGGQINARDLQSQTATVTINGEGSAIVNAVQTLKAVVNGGGSISYLGNPQVTQQVNGMGTVTKTS, from the coding sequence ATGAAAAAAATAGATTACATCATGTTAGGGATGTTGTTATGTTTTGTAGTGGCAGCATCAGGATGTGTTAATCCATGGAGTGGGTCAGGAAATCAGACGGGAAATCAAACAGGGAATGGGACTGCAAATCAGACAGATGTTCAGGGAGTTAGTAACGTTGTTTTGAATGGTCCGGGTACTTTAATTATCCAGCAGGGCGACCAGGACTCACTTACTGTGGAAGCTGATAGTAGTATGATGTCCAAAATCACCACTCAGGTATCTGGAAATGCACTGTCAATTAGCAACCTTAACTCTGTCAGCAATGGGGCTGTGAAGTATCGCTTAACCCTTAAAAATCTGGATACCATTACTCTCCATGGAAATGGTGAAGCCCAGGTGACCAGCCTTAACACCAACAAACTCATAACCACAGTTGATGCGGGTAAAATAAGCCTTGCAGGTACAGCCAAAGATCATGTTGCAACTGTCAACGGAGGCGGGCAAATCAACGCCCGTGATCTGCAGAGCCAGACTGCCACCGTGACCATTAACGGAGAGGGTTCAGCAATTGTAAATGCTGTACAGACACTCAAAGCAGTTGTAAACGGGGGAGGTTCGATATCTTATCTCGGCAATCCTCAGGTGACCCAGCAAGTTAATGGTATGGGTACTGTGACAAAGACCAGTTAA
- a CDS encoding AAA family ATPase: protein MPSLPLGIPSDLDRYFYNREKELINLKSLLSTLNQNVANQIIITGHRGIGKSFLLKKLVQELPSNILTAYVDISKIYGIHKGVLTEESIMDNLLEEMNKAIGEESDISLKVYNAGKDILRRIRRKNYDFKEAGSILGIPIPDVTDNYEKLSKFVMEYPQKVVESSEGKINGFVIVIDEFQLIGEINSPEAFFWMFRSYTQDQDNVSYIFTGSTSSSSDIVGKINGINGAFGGRMIQFNVDNFSRDETEGYLKEKVPEIKFTDDGLERFYKCTRGYPSYINSFCNTMSTNIVYDNDRVVEEFYQKIDQIAIKWIFQWATLSKREKCIITVVIDNGPLTWGNLVDKVDFSDRTLAKYLSILKNKGIITHSDRKYKIDDHMLSAWLKYRKENDGFYPP, encoded by the coding sequence ATGCCAAGTTTGCCATTGGGTATTCCTTCAGATCTGGACAGATACTTCTACAACCGGGAAAAAGAATTGATAAATCTCAAGTCCTTACTGAGTACACTTAATCAGAATGTAGCCAACCAAATCATCATTACAGGCCATAGAGGTATTGGAAAATCATTTCTTTTAAAAAAATTGGTTCAGGAACTTCCTTCTAATATTTTAACCGCTTATGTGGACATATCTAAAATATATGGAATACACAAAGGTGTTCTCACCGAAGAATCAATAATGGACAATCTTCTTGAAGAAATGAATAAAGCAATTGGAGAAGAATCAGATATTTCATTAAAAGTTTATAATGCAGGTAAGGATATTTTAAGAAGAATTAGAAGGAAAAATTATGATTTCAAAGAAGCAGGCAGTATTTTAGGCATACCAATTCCGGACGTTACCGATAATTATGAAAAGCTCAGTAAATTCGTCATGGAATACCCTCAAAAAGTGGTGGAATCTTCAGAAGGAAAAATTAATGGTTTTGTAATTGTAATTGATGAATTCCAACTTATAGGTGAAATAAATTCTCCAGAAGCTTTTTTCTGGATGTTCAGAAGTTACACACAGGACCAGGATAATGTGAGCTACATTTTTACAGGTTCTACATCCTCATCAAGTGATATTGTCGGGAAAATTAATGGAATCAACGGAGCATTTGGGGGTAGGATGATTCAGTTCAACGTTGACAATTTCTCAAGAGATGAAACTGAAGGATACCTTAAAGAAAAAGTTCCTGAAATAAAATTTACTGATGATGGTTTAGAAAGATTCTACAAGTGCACACGGGGATATCCATCTTATATAAACAGTTTCTGTAACACCATGTCCACAAATATTGTTTATGATAACGATAGAGTTGTTGAAGAGTTTTATCAGAAGATCGATCAGATTGCCATAAAATGGATCTTCCAGTGGGCCACCCTCTCTAAACGTGAAAAATGTATAATAACTGTAGTTATTGATAATGGACCTTTAACATGGGGTAATTTAGTGGACAAAGTGGATTTTTCCGATAGAACCCTGGCAAAGTATCTCAGTATACTTAAAAATAAGGGCATCATAACGCATTCTGACAGAAAGTATAAAATCGACGACCACATGCTGTCTGCATGGCTCAAATACAGAAAAGAAAATGACGGATTTTACCCACCCTAA
- a CDS encoding zinc-ribbon domain-containing protein: MKCSECGMENPDSAEFCQECGEKLNNRKNISKEVVGLN; encoded by the coding sequence ATGAAATGTTCTGAATGTGGAATGGAGAATCCTGATAGTGCAGAATTTTGTCAGGAATGTGGGGAAAAATTAAACAATAGAAAGAATATTTCTAAAGAGGTTGTAGGTTTAAATTAA